The Anabrus simplex isolate iqAnaSimp1 chromosome 1, ASM4041472v1, whole genome shotgun sequence genome window below encodes:
- the LOC136858424 gene encoding uncharacterized protein, whose amino-acid sequence MSLLKLSLFLCVGVTCLNAQNWDEIVVKWDPLGAAARLFNTAYFSLPTTTASANSKKWVEVESDSEYWSIWCLPDDPRVCVLYDQQGNFAGLDVGLPVKDYSGTPYDLSQHPMYSNVTRFNEDITKGRIFLVSQDVLKSGGRSDLSEGMGTGLWVQNGDSLMEIPITESEIEEKTAFTRESCVPGMGRHYYYNVTKELDCKLFEPYFLLTDVHTGYVHGIGFQGFGHASHKNRVWYESVPAIAIRPTIPTTPDCLVEWAEKYQVISLHVYFRSKPWNVGCGGLFDTGLFA is encoded by the exons ATGTCTCTCCTCAAACTGAGTTTATttctctgtgtcggtgtaacgtgcCTCAATG cACAAAATTGGGACGAAATTGTCG TTAAATGGGACCCTCTCGGAGCTGCTGCAAGGTTATTTAACACCGCATATTTCTCCTTACCAACGACAACGGCTAGCGCCAATTCTAAGAAGTGGGTGGAAGTTGAGAGTGACTCAGAGTACTGGAGCATCTGGTGCCTTCCCGATGATCCTAGGGTTTGCGTACTTTACGACCAGCAAGGAAATTTTGCCGGCCTTGATGTAGGG TTGCCAGTAAAGGATTATTCAGGCACACCTTACGATCTCTCCCAGCATCCCATGTATTCTAATGTAACACGCTTCAATGAGGACATCACCAAGGGACGTATCTTCTTAGTCAGTCAAG ATGTTCTTAAGAGTGGAGGTCGATCAGACTTGAGCGAAGGCATGGGTACAGGACTGTGGGTACAGAATGGAGATTCACTCATGGAGATTCCAATAACAGAGAGTGAAATTGAGGAAAAGACTGCTTTCACACGTGAAAGCTGCGTTCCTGGAAtgg GAAGGCACTACTACTACAACGTGACCAAGGAACTAGATTGCAAATTGTTCGAGCCATACTTCCTCCTCACTGATGTACACACTGGTTATGTTCATGGAATTGGCTTTCAAGGCTTTGGGCACGCCAGTCACAAAAACAGAGTATGGTATGAGAGTGTACCCGCCATAGCAATCAGA CCTACAATACCTACAACCCCAGACTGTCTCGTCGAGTGGGCCGAGAAGTACCAGGTTATCTCCTTACATGTCTACTTCAGGTCAAAGCCATGGAATGTCGGATGTGGTGGTTTGTTCGATACTGGCTTATTTGCATGA